A DNA window from Paraclostridium bifermentans contains the following coding sequences:
- a CDS encoding VanW family protein, producing MQQNVAVEEKKERVRLDITSKKNLSIIAAIILTLIIIASIGIKSFNNKYIYNGKIATNMYIGNVNVSDLTPNEAKLAVANEYKPKSIDVDYNDKNFIINPNQIDLKYDVNKFVDNAYKFNKTDSYFKNVERVISLQRGKKEVIAINPTYNEKKLDSALDEISNKANKKVADAKLYISDSGSFNITPEVIGQELDKKSSKENIKKYLAENKFSGMALSIKSEKPSITAEMLKSVDSLLATHSTRYTNSSANRAYNIIKASNSTSDIVLMPGEEFSYNTSTGPRSRSNGYKDAPVIVNGKVQDGSGGGVCQVSTTIYNSALYSGLDITNVRNHSLPSTYAPKGKDATVAYGSIDLKFKNPYKHPIYIKNSAYNGTVTSTIYGSSKDKQNISVVTENVGSGRVVKTYREFKDSNGKITKKEYITTSSYKKK from the coding sequence ATGCAACAAAATGTAGCAGTAGAAGAAAAAAAAGAAAGAGTAAGACTTGATATTACATCAAAAAAAAATTTAAGTATTATAGCAGCAATTATTTTAACACTTATAATAATAGCATCTATAGGCATAAAATCATTTAATAACAAGTATATTTACAACGGCAAGATAGCTACCAATATGTATATTGGAAATGTAAATGTTTCAGATCTTACACCTAATGAGGCTAAATTAGCTGTAGCCAATGAATACAAGCCTAAGAGTATAGATGTAGATTACAATGATAAAAATTTTATAATAAATCCGAATCAAATTGATTTAAAATACGATGTAAATAAGTTTGTTGATAATGCATACAAATTTAATAAAACTGATTCGTATTTCAAGAATGTAGAAAGAGTTATTTCGCTTCAAAGAGGAAAAAAAGAAGTAATAGCTATAAATCCGACATACAATGAAAAAAAATTAGACTCAGCATTAGATGAAATAAGTAATAAGGCAAATAAAAAAGTTGCTGATGCAAAGTTATATATATCAGATTCAGGAAGTTTTAATATAACTCCAGAGGTTATAGGACAAGAACTGGATAAAAAATCTAGTAAGGAAAACATAAAAAAATACTTAGCTGAGAATAAGTTTAGTGGTATGGCGCTTTCAATAAAAAGCGAGAAACCAAGTATAACTGCAGAGATGTTAAAAAGTGTAGACTCATTATTGGCAACTCACAGTACTAGATACACAAATTCATCGGCTAATAGAGCTTACAATATAATTAAGGCATCTAATAGTACTAGTGACATAGTACTTATGCCAGGAGAAGAATTTTCATATAATACATCAACGGGACCTAGAAGTAGATCTAATGGGTATAAAGATGCACCTGTAATTGTAAATGGTAAGGTACAAGATGGATCTGGAGGGGGAGTATGTCAAGTATCTACAACTATATATAATTCAGCGCTTTACTCAGGACTTGATATAACAAATGTTAGAAACCATTCACTACCATCTACGTATGCTCCTAAAGGAAAAGATGCAACGGTTGCTTATGGATCTATAGATTTGAAATTTAAAAATCCGTATAAACATCCTATATACATAAAAAACTCAGCATATAATGGAACAGTAACAAGTACTATATATGGTAGTTCAAAGGATAAACAAAATATAAGTGTAGTAACTGAAAATGTGGGAAGTGGTAGAGTGGTTAAGACTTATAGAGAGTTTAAAGACTCAAACGGTAAAATAACAAAAAAAGAGTACATAACAACAAGCTCGTACAAGAAAAAATAA
- a CDS encoding endonuclease/exonuclease/phosphatase family protein, translated as MKIITYNIHKGMDAHNKDTLNGLLSFLKNINADVICLQEVLESIHYKILNDLNIKGYFFKTVELKGDNYGIAIYFIKCVKYTDGFYLSSKKEQRGFIHTQFFINSKLVNIINTHLGLNEEERQIQIDEIYNYVENLRGKIIICGDFNQKDVEIKDYYDLAVLFDCENIETFQPSKSRIDYIFMSKNLRPSRYKVKCIDLSDHYPVIGEFII; from the coding sequence ATGAAAATTATAACTTACAACATTCATAAAGGTATGGATGCACACAATAAAGATACCTTAAATGGATTATTAAGTTTTTTAAAAAATATAAATGCAGATGTAATATGCCTTCAAGAAGTTTTGGAGAGTATACATTATAAAATTTTAAATGATTTAAATATAAAAGGTTACTTTTTTAAAACTGTAGAGCTAAAAGGTGATAATTATGGAATTGCTATATATTTTATTAAATGTGTAAAGTACACAGATGGATTTTATTTAAGTAGTAAAAAAGAGCAAAGGGGATTTATCCATACTCAATTTTTTATAAATAGCAAATTAGTTAACATAATAAATACTCATTTAGGATTAAATGAGGAAGAAAGACAAATACAGATTGATGAAATTTACAATTATGTAGAAAATTTAAGAGGAAAAATTATTATATGTGGTGATTTTAACCAAAAAGATGTGGAAATTAAAGACTATTATGATTTAGCTGTACTGTTTGATTGTGAGAATATAGAGACATTTCAACCTAGTAAATCTAGAATAGATTATATATTTATGTCTAAAAATCTAAGACCGAGTAGATATAAAGTTAAATGTATTGATTTATCTGATCATTATCCTGTAATAGGAGAATTTATTATATAA
- a CDS encoding DMT family transporter encodes MGKLNNLSDRNKGIVFIILSAFGFAMMSAFIKLSGDLPSIQKTFFRNLVSCIIAFSLILKYKESAFGSKENRKILILRSIFGTLGIILNFYAIDRLVLSDANMLNKLSPFFVIIFSAIFLKEKIKSNQAIAVIIAFIGALFIIKPTLNFDIIPYVAGILGAIFAAAAYTCLRVLGGKEKFYTVVFFFSLFSTVSIFPFAIMSYKSMTIIQFVYLVLGGVFASIGQFGVTLAYKYAPAKEISIFDYSNIIFSAIISIVVFNVIPDKYSFIGYIIIFSASYYMFLNNKKTKN; translated from the coding sequence TTGGGAAAATTAAATAATTTAAGTGATAGAAATAAAGGAATTGTATTTATAATTTTATCTGCATTTGGGTTTGCAATGATGTCAGCTTTTATAAAGCTATCGGGTGATTTACCTAGTATCCAAAAAACCTTTTTTAGAAATTTAGTATCATGTATAATTGCATTTTCATTAATACTAAAATACAAAGAAAGCGCGTTTGGAAGTAAAGAAAATAGAAAAATATTAATTTTAAGGTCTATATTTGGGACTTTAGGAATAATACTAAATTTTTACGCTATTGATAGATTGGTTTTATCAGATGCAAACATGTTAAATAAACTAAGTCCATTTTTTGTAATAATTTTTTCAGCTATATTTTTAAAAGAAAAAATTAAGTCAAATCAAGCTATAGCAGTAATAATAGCATTTATAGGAGCTTTGTTTATAATAAAACCTACTCTGAATTTTGATATAATACCATATGTTGCAGGGATTTTAGGGGCAATATTTGCAGCAGCAGCGTATACTTGCCTAAGAGTTCTTGGTGGAAAAGAAAAATTTTACACTGTTGTATTTTTCTTTTCATTATTTTCAACTGTTTCAATATTTCCATTTGCCATTATGTCATACAAATCTATGACAATTATACAATTTGTATACTTAGTTTTAGGAGGAGTTTTTGCAAGTATTGGACAATTCGGAGTAACACTTGCATATAAATATGCACCGGCTAAGGAAATATCTATATTTGATTATTCAAATATAATATTCTCAGCTATTATAAGTATAGTAGTATTTAATGTGATTCCGGATAAGTATAGTTTTATAGGATATATAATAATATTTTCAGCATCGTATTACATGTTTTTAAATAATAAAAAAACTAAAAATTAG
- a CDS encoding CDP-alcohol phosphatidyltransferase family protein, translating into MLDTHGRKYVDPIINCGANFFIKLNLTANNVTVIALLLGILTSVFIYIDMNILAVITLWISGYLDAVDGSIARKTKTTSLFGTLMDITFDRIVETSIILSLAMRYSNARINFIVLLICIIISMTIFLTVGALVEKKGMKSFYYQAGVAERSEGFLMFSLMILVPNYIVIFTNLFSAIIFITIIQRIIEAKKIL; encoded by the coding sequence ATGTTAGATACACACGGTAGAAAGTATGTAGATCCAATTATAAATTGTGGAGCTAATTTTTTTATTAAACTAAATTTAACTGCAAACAATGTAACTGTTATAGCTTTGCTTTTAGGAATATTGACAAGTGTATTTATATATATAGATATGAATATACTTGCAGTTATAACTCTTTGGATTTCAGGATACTTAGACGCTGTAGATGGTTCTATAGCTAGGAAAACAAAAACAACATCTTTATTTGGAACATTAATGGATATAACTTTTGATAGAATTGTTGAAACTTCTATAATATTATCATTAGCAATGAGGTACTCAAATGCAAGAATTAATTTTATTGTGCTACTTATATGTATTATAATTTCAATGACTATATTTTTGACAGTAGGAGCTTTAGTAGAAAAAAAAGGTATGAAATCTTTTTATTATCAAGCTGGAGTTGCTGAAAGAAGTGAAGGGTTTTTAATGTTTAGTTTAATGATACTAGTTCCAAACTATATAGTAATTTTTACAAATTTATTTTCGGCTATTATATTTATAACGATAATACAAAGAATAATAGAAGCTAAGAAGATATTGTAA
- a CDS encoding TVP38/TMEM64 family protein — MNYKFSKFLKVLLSGIVIFVIGSVIYKILNMDIGPNDIQKYVTSFGKLAPLVYIIMFALVPLTLFPDSILAIGGGIIFGLTKGYIYTLIGALLGASLSFYISRKLGRNFVKKITKEKLDYIEEMINTKGFFVILLLRLIPLFPFDVISYGAGLTNIKYRDFIFATIIGTIPGILVFTNIGAQSVDIGSNSFYLSIMALILLILSSIVLKNKFINTQKK, encoded by the coding sequence ATGAATTATAAATTTAGTAAATTTTTAAAAGTATTGTTATCGGGAATTGTAATTTTTGTAATTGGAAGTGTTATATACAAAATTTTAAACATGGATATAGGACCAAATGATATACAAAAGTATGTTACTTCATTTGGGAAACTAGCACCTTTAGTATATATTATAATGTTTGCATTAGTACCTTTAACTCTTTTTCCAGATTCAATTTTAGCAATTGGAGGAGGAATTATATTTGGATTAACTAAAGGATATATATACACACTTATAGGAGCCCTTTTAGGGGCGAGTTTATCTTTTTATATATCTAGAAAACTTGGAAGAAATTTTGTGAAAAAAATTACGAAAGAAAAATTAGATTATATAGAAGAAATGATAAACACAAAAGGTTTTTTTGTGATTTTATTACTTAGGCTTATACCGTTGTTTCCGTTTGATGTGATTAGTTATGGAGCGGGTCTTACAAATATAAAATATAGAGATTTTATATTTGCAACTATAATAGGTACTATTCCGGGTATTCTTGTCTTTACAAATATTGGGGCTCAATCGGTTGATATAGGTAGCAATAGTTTTTATCTATCAATAATGGCACTTATACTGCTAATTTTATCGTCAATAGTTTTAAAAAATAAGTTTATAAATACACAGAAGAAGTAG
- a CDS encoding (Fe-S)-binding protein yields MELNENLKNKVKDDENKCINCKLCFYNCPMMKEFENSPKDLMNRILTGSIDIRKVAYSCMLCGLCTSKCPKGIDLKSTFYKIRKYAVLNNKQEVKRDGYKVVRFHQMNSFSPIFSKNLKTNNNKTVFLPGCSLSGYSEDIVLKTYEYLKQYYTNIGMTLKCCGKPTLSMGDEDKFEKYYSSLEKYIKKEGIEEIIVACPNCYNTIKNYSKNVKIKTVYEVINEIGVPDNLKHKYEGIEVAIHDSCSTRHEKQIHESVRWILSELGLNIIEFKNNKKDTVCCGAGGMVGVTNYKLALKQMNSRADETVCENIVCYCESCCESLLNSNKNILHILDLLFNEEVINKNLFTQSKTKTLNKWITRYKTTTLCK; encoded by the coding sequence ATGGAGCTAAATGAAAATTTAAAAAATAAAGTTAAAGATGATGAAAATAAATGTATAAATTGTAAGCTATGTTTTTATAATTGCCCTATGATGAAAGAGTTTGAGAACTCACCAAAGGATTTAATGAATAGGATTTTAACGGGTAGTATAGATATAAGAAAAGTTGCATACTCATGCATGCTTTGTGGATTATGTACGAGTAAGTGTCCCAAAGGGATAGACCTAAAATCTACATTTTATAAAATACGAAAATATGCAGTTTTAAACAATAAACAAGAAGTAAAAAGAGATGGATATAAAGTTGTTAGGTTTCATCAAATGAATAGTTTTTCACCTATATTTTCAAAAAATTTAAAAACTAACAATAATAAAACTGTATTTTTACCAGGATGTAGTTTAAGTGGTTATAGTGAAGATATAGTTTTGAAAACATATGAATACTTAAAACAATACTATACCAATATTGGAATGACCTTGAAATGTTGTGGGAAACCAACATTATCAATGGGAGATGAAGATAAGTTTGAAAAATATTATTCTAGTTTAGAAAAATATATAAAAAAAGAAGGAATAGAAGAGATTATAGTTGCATGTCCGAATTGCTACAACACTATAAAAAATTACAGTAAAAATGTTAAGATAAAGACTGTATATGAAGTTATAAATGAAATTGGAGTTCCTGATAATTTGAAACATAAGTATGAAGGAATAGAGGTAGCAATTCATGATTCATGTTCTACAAGACATGAAAAACAAATACATGAAAGTGTTAGATGGATCTTAAGTGAGTTAGGTTTAAATATAATTGAGTTTAAAAATAATAAAAAAGATACTGTTTGTTGTGGAGCTGGAGGTATGGTTGGAGTAACAAATTATAAACTTGCTTTAAAACAGATGAATAGTAGGGCTGATGAGACTGTGTGTGAAAATATAGTTTGTTATTGTGAATCATGCTGTGAATCATTGTTAAATTCAAATAAAAATATACTCCATATATTAGATTTACTATTCAATGAAGAAGTTATAAACAAAAATTTATTTACACAATCTAAGACAAAAACACTTAATAAATGGATTACAAGATATAAAACAACTACACTATGCAAATAA
- a CDS encoding TVP38/TMEM64 family protein, whose product MRKKSLVVKIGVLLLIIGIYLFIGPVNRFINQMIFYLSMLNLESLKQYILSFGIWAPIISFILMILQSVAAPLPAFLITFANAALFGWVKGALLSWTSAMAGAALCFYIARFLGRDTVGKLTSKFAIDSVDEFFNKYGKHTILIARLLPFMSFDLVSYAAGLTSMSFVSFFIATGIGQLPATIIYSYVGDMLTGGAKLMMMGILTLSAISVLIYVLKKIYNDKNKVS is encoded by the coding sequence ATGAGGAAAAAATCTTTAGTTGTAAAAATAGGAGTTTTACTTTTGATTATAGGTATATACTTATTTATAGGACCTGTTAATAGATTTATAAATCAAATGATATTTTATTTAAGTATGTTAAATTTAGAAAGCTTAAAACAGTATATTTTATCATTTGGAATCTGGGCGCCAATTATATCATTTATTTTAATGATACTTCAGTCCGTAGCCGCTCCATTGCCTGCATTTTTAATAACATTTGCAAATGCAGCATTATTCGGATGGGTAAAAGGGGCACTTCTTTCTTGGACTAGTGCGATGGCAGGGGCAGCACTATGCTTTTATATAGCACGATTTTTAGGAAGAGATACAGTAGGAAAACTTACAAGTAAGTTTGCAATTGATAGTGTGGATGAATTTTTTAATAAATATGGAAAACATACAATATTAATAGCAAGATTACTTCCATTTATGTCATTTGATTTAGTTAGTTATGCGGCAGGATTAACATCTATGAGCTTTGTATCATTTTTTATAGCTACTGGAATTGGTCAGCTTCCAGCGACTATAATATATTCGTATGTTGGTGATATGCTTACTGGTGGGGCTAAATTAATGATGATGGGAATTCTTACACTTAGTGCTATAAGTGTTTTGATATATGTACTAAAGAAAATATATAATGATAAAAATAAAGTTAGTTAA
- a CDS encoding sulfurtransferase encodes MNIRSKKAILIVSSLLITSGLVVGCADKKNEQNTNTTNKEQSVKTTKEDYTYENNEYFTSVDWLNKNLKNKDILIIDARSEDDYNKGHIPGAINVAWQSFCKMEGKAGDKDWGTLLDKEQLSKIYSDLGIDKDKKVIVYAQKNGWGEDGRLAWMFKESGVDVRMLNGGMDLWKSNGEEISKEKVDPKKSEYVIKELKNDINIDTKTLKEKMNDVKIIDTREKDEYDGATKFGEARGGHIPKSINIPFNEVYNEDGTIKSKADLEKLFKDAGINKDDEIVTYCTSGIRSGHMALILKSIGYDNVKNYDASYYEWAGDKTNPVEK; translated from the coding sequence ATGAATATTAGAAGTAAAAAAGCAATATTAATAGTTAGTTCATTATTAATAACTAGCGGGTTAGTAGTAGGTTGTGCTGATAAAAAAAATGAACAAAACACTAACACTACAAATAAGGAACAAAGTGTAAAAACAACAAAAGAGGATTATACATATGAAAATAATGAATATTTCACAAGTGTAGACTGGTTAAATAAAAATTTAAAGAATAAAGATATATTGATAATAGACGCTAGAAGTGAAGATGACTATAATAAAGGTCATATACCAGGAGCTATAAATGTAGCTTGGCAAAGTTTTTGCAAAATGGAAGGCAAAGCAGGAGACAAGGATTGGGGAACTCTTTTAGATAAAGAACAATTATCTAAGATATATTCAGACCTTGGAATCGATAAAGATAAAAAAGTTATTGTTTATGCTCAGAAAAATGGATGGGGTGAAGACGGACGACTAGCTTGGATGTTCAAAGAAAGTGGAGTAGATGTTAGAATGTTAAACGGAGGAATGGACCTTTGGAAATCTAACGGAGAAGAAATATCTAAAGAAAAAGTAGATCCTAAGAAATCAGAGTATGTTATAAAAGAACTTAAAAATGATATAAATATAGATACAAAGACGTTAAAAGAAAAAATGAATGATGTTAAAATAATAGATACAAGAGAAAAAGATGAGTATGATGGTGCTACTAAGTTTGGAGAAGCTAGAGGTGGACATATACCTAAATCTATAAATATACCATTTAATGAAGTGTATAATGAAGATGGGACTATAAAATCTAAAGCAGATTTAGAAAAGCTATTCAAAGATGCAGGTATAAATAAAGATGATGAAATAGTTACTTATTGTACATCTGGAATTAGATCAGGACATATGGCATTAATATTAAAGTCAATAGGGTATGATAATGTTAAAAACTATGATGCATCTTACTATGAGTGGGCAGGAGATAAAACTAATCCTGTTGAGAAATAA
- a CDS encoding NCS2 family permease, which produces MEKYFKLKENNTTIKTEILAGITTFMTMAYILIVNPSILSAAGMDYGAVFTATALSAVIATLMMGLYAKLPFALAPGMGLNAFFAYTIVIGMGYSYQFALTAVFLEGLIFIMLTLFNVREAIVDSIPNNIKKAISVGIGLLISLIGLEGAGVIVHPEGGGTILALGNIVSGTGLLALIGILITAVLLAKNIKGALFIGMIVTTIIGIPMGVIDIPTKVMSMPPSISSTVLSFEWHNIFSLDMVIVLFTLLFMDMFDTIGTLVGVATKAKMLDENGKVPNVKKALFADAVGTTIGACLGTSTVSTFVESASGVAEGGRTGLTAVSTAVMFFLALFFAPLFSIITPAVTASALVLVGLFMIEPIKEINLEDFTEAIPAFLTIIMMPLSYSIADGIVFGVISYIILKLFSGRAKEISITTVIIGFVFILKFLI; this is translated from the coding sequence ATGGAGAAGTATTTTAAACTTAAAGAAAATAATACTACGATAAAAACAGAAATTTTAGCAGGTATTACTACTTTTATGACAATGGCGTACATATTAATAGTAAATCCTAGTATACTATCTGCAGCAGGAATGGACTATGGAGCGGTATTTACAGCTACAGCTTTATCTGCAGTTATAGCTACTCTTATGATGGGATTATATGCGAAATTACCATTTGCTTTAGCCCCAGGTATGGGATTAAATGCATTTTTTGCATATACGATAGTAATAGGAATGGGATATTCATATCAATTTGCATTAACAGCAGTATTCTTAGAAGGACTTATATTCATAATGTTAACATTATTTAATGTGCGTGAAGCTATTGTTGATTCTATTCCAAATAATATAAAGAAAGCTATTTCGGTAGGTATAGGACTATTAATTTCACTAATAGGATTAGAAGGAGCTGGAGTTATAGTTCACCCTGAAGGTGGAGGAACTATATTAGCTCTTGGAAATATAGTTTCAGGAACTGGATTATTAGCTTTAATAGGTATATTAATAACAGCTGTATTATTAGCTAAAAACATAAAAGGTGCATTATTTATAGGAATGATAGTTACAACTATAATTGGAATACCTATGGGTGTTATAGATATACCAACAAAAGTAATGAGCATGCCTCCTTCAATTTCATCAACTGTACTTAGCTTTGAGTGGCATAACATATTCTCTTTAGATATGGTTATAGTGTTATTTACACTATTATTTATGGATATGTTTGATACTATAGGGACTTTAGTAGGAGTTGCTACAAAAGCTAAAATGTTAGATGAAAATGGTAAAGTACCAAACGTTAAAAAAGCATTATTTGCAGATGCAGTAGGAACTACTATAGGAGCTTGTTTAGGGACAAGTACAGTAAGTACTTTTGTTGAAAGTGCATCAGGAGTTGCAGAGGGTGGAAGAACAGGTCTTACAGCTGTATCAACTGCAGTTATGTTCTTTTTAGCATTATTCTTTGCACCTTTATTTTCTATAATAACTCCAGCTGTTACAGCATCGGCACTAGTATTAGTTGGACTATTTATGATAGAGCCTATAAAAGAAATAAATTTAGAAGATTTTACAGAAGCTATTCCAGCATTTTTAACTATAATAATGATGCCTTTATCATACTCTATAGCTGATGGTATAGTATTTGGTGTTATATCTTATATAATATTAAAATTATTCTCTGGTAGAGCTAAAGAAATAAGCATAACTACAGTAATTATAGGATTTGTATTTATACTTAAATTTTTAATATAG
- a CDS encoding RidA family protein, with amino-acid sequence MEIKRYEGTGRMSRAVVHNNTIYLCGQTHGEGDVKEQTKMVLQKVEDLLNKYDSDKDHILSVTIYLRDMEDFADMNSVWDAWVNEGSEPARACVEARLAREALLVEMSVTAAVK; translated from the coding sequence ATGGAAATAAAAAGATATGAAGGCACTGGTAGAATGAGTAGGGCAGTTGTACATAACAACACAATATATTTATGTGGTCAAACACATGGAGAAGGTGATGTTAAGGAACAAACTAAGATGGTATTACAAAAAGTAGAAGATTTACTAAATAAATATGATTCTGATAAAGATCATATATTATCTGTAACTATATATTTAAGAGATATGGAAGACTTTGCTGATATGAACTCTGTTTGGGATGCTTGGGTAAACGAGGGTTCTGAGCCTGCTAGAGCTTGTGTTGAAGCTAGATTAGCTAGAGAAGCTTTATTAGTCGAGATGTCTGTTACTGCAGCAGTTAAATAA